A portion of the Burkholderia sp. GAS332 genome contains these proteins:
- a CDS encoding MFS transporter, AAHS family, 4-hydroxybenzoate transporter, which translates to MTSYVPPAGSASAGSGATDAPLTGHQAGIEEGRSVDIGRTLDEGPYTTMQKIVVLLAALSIVLDGFDSQLIGFAIPVLIKEWGVTRAVFAPVVAAGLIGMGIGSACAGLLADRFGRRWAVIGSVLVFGAATCGISFAPDIVTIAVLRFIAGLGIGGALPSSTTMTAEFTPARRRTLAVTATIVCVPLGGMVAGLFAHEILPTYGWRGLFLIGGVLPLALAVLLFFTLPESPRFLARHPQRWPELKRLLGRMSRPVASGCVFTDSREQAVEKHTGFTALFREGLALDTVAIWCAFCMCLLAVYSAFSWLPTMLSTQGLSVSVAGSGLTAYNLGGVVGALLCAVVIARTGSRWPLILCSAGGAASALLLLGVNISEHTGWLIFGLGIHGLFVNAVQSVMFALCAYVYPTRVRATGTASALAFGRLGAIASAFAGAVVITAGGASSYLWMLGIAMVIVMIALMVVKRHIPKPSV; encoded by the coding sequence ATGACCAGTTATGTACCGCCGGCCGGCTCGGCCAGTGCGGGAAGCGGTGCCACCGACGCGCCGCTCACGGGCCATCAGGCCGGCATCGAGGAGGGGCGTTCCGTCGACATCGGCCGCACGCTCGATGAAGGCCCTTACACCACGATGCAGAAGATTGTGGTGTTGCTCGCGGCGTTGTCGATCGTCCTGGACGGTTTCGACAGCCAGTTGATCGGTTTCGCGATTCCGGTGCTCATCAAGGAGTGGGGCGTCACACGCGCGGTCTTTGCGCCGGTGGTCGCAGCCGGATTGATCGGCATGGGCATCGGCAGCGCGTGTGCCGGGCTGCTGGCCGATCGCTTCGGCCGCCGCTGGGCGGTGATCGGCAGCGTGCTGGTGTTCGGCGCCGCCACCTGCGGCATCAGCTTCGCACCCGACATCGTGACGATTGCCGTGCTGCGTTTTATCGCCGGCCTCGGCATCGGCGGCGCATTGCCCAGTTCGACGACCATGACCGCGGAGTTCACACCGGCTCGCCGCCGCACATTGGCTGTCACCGCGACGATTGTTTGCGTGCCGCTCGGCGGCATGGTGGCGGGTTTGTTCGCGCATGAAATTCTGCCGACGTACGGATGGCGTGGCTTGTTCCTGATCGGCGGCGTGCTGCCCTTGGCGCTCGCTGTGTTGCTGTTCTTCACATTACCCGAGTCGCCGCGCTTTCTCGCCCGGCACCCGCAGCGCTGGCCGGAACTCAAACGCCTGCTCGGTCGGATGTCGCGTCCGGTCGCAAGCGGCTGCGTATTTACCGACTCGCGCGAACAGGCAGTTGAGAAACACACTGGCTTTACCGCGTTGTTCCGCGAGGGTCTGGCGCTCGATACAGTGGCGATCTGGTGCGCGTTCTGCATGTGCTTGCTGGCCGTCTATAGCGCGTTCAGCTGGTTGCCGACGATGCTGAGCACGCAAGGTTTGTCGGTGTCGGTGGCGGGTTCGGGGCTCACCGCCTACAACCTGGGTGGCGTGGTGGGCGCGTTGCTGTGCGCGGTGGTGATCGCTCGCACCGGCTCGCGCTGGCCGTTGATTCTCTGCAGCGCGGGTGGTGCGGCGAGCGCTTTGCTGCTGCTCGGCGTGAACATCTCCGAGCACACCGGCTGGCTGATCTTCGGTCTCGGCATACACGGTCTGTTCGTCAACGCAGTCCAGTCGGTCATGTTTGCATTGTGCGCTTACGTCTATCCGACCCGCGTACGCGCAACCGGCACCGCGTCGGCGCTAGCGTTCGGCCGGCTCGGTGCGATTGCCAGCGCGTTTGCGGGCGCGGTGGTGATTACGGCCGGCGGCGCATCGTCATACTTGTGGATGCTCGGGATCGCGATGGTAATCGTGATGATCGCGCTGATGGTGGTCAAGCGACATATTCCGAAGCCGAGCGTTTGA
- a CDS encoding succinate semialdehyde dehydrogenase has protein sequence MPTLVLKDPTLLKTKAYIAGEWQPADDNATFDVKNPATGETIATVPRMGTTETRRAIDTANAAWPAWRATTAKHRATILRKWHDLMLENADDLAKILTTEQGKPLAEAKGEILYAASFLEWFAEEGKRVNGDTIPTPAGDKRIVVTKEPIGVCAAITPWNFPAAMITRKVGPALAAGCPIIVKPAEATPLSALALAVLAERAGVPRGVFNVVTGEPKAIGAEMTGNPIVRKLSFTGSTPVGRLLMAQCAPTVKKVSLELGGNAPFIVFEDADLDAAVAGAIASKYRNSGQTCVCTNRFYVHDKVYDAFAEKLRVAVEQLKVGNGTGDGVTQGPLINEAAVLKVESHIEDALAKGARIVTGGKRHALGHGFFEPTVLADVTPAMKVARDETFGPLAPLFRFSSDEEVIRLANDTEFGLASYFYSRDIGRVWRVAEALEYGMVGINTGLISNEVAPFGGVKQSGLGREGSHYGIDDYVVIKYMCVGGI, from the coding sequence ATGCCGACGCTAGTCCTAAAAGACCCCACCCTTCTAAAAACAAAAGCCTACATAGCAGGCGAATGGCAACCCGCCGACGACAACGCCACATTCGACGTCAAAAACCCCGCCACAGGCGAAACCATCGCCACAGTGCCCCGCATGGGCACAACCGAAACACGTCGAGCCATCGACACAGCCAACGCCGCATGGCCCGCATGGCGAGCCACCACCGCCAAACACCGCGCCACGATCCTCCGCAAATGGCATGACCTCATGCTGGAAAACGCCGACGATCTGGCCAAGATCCTCACCACCGAACAAGGCAAACCCCTCGCCGAAGCCAAAGGCGAAATCCTCTACGCCGCCTCGTTCCTGGAATGGTTCGCCGAAGAAGGCAAACGCGTCAACGGCGACACCATCCCCACGCCGGCAGGCGACAAACGCATCGTCGTGACGAAAGAACCAATCGGTGTCTGCGCAGCCATCACGCCGTGGAATTTCCCGGCCGCCATGATCACCCGTAAAGTCGGCCCCGCCCTCGCCGCCGGCTGCCCGATCATCGTCAAACCGGCCGAAGCCACGCCGCTGTCGGCACTCGCCCTCGCCGTACTGGCCGAACGCGCCGGTGTGCCGCGCGGCGTGTTCAATGTCGTCACCGGCGAGCCGAAAGCCATCGGCGCGGAAATGACGGGCAATCCGATCGTGCGCAAACTGTCCTTCACCGGCTCGACGCCAGTGGGCCGTCTGCTCATGGCGCAGTGCGCGCCGACAGTCAAGAAAGTGTCGCTCGAACTCGGCGGTAACGCACCGTTCATCGTCTTCGAAGACGCGGATCTGGATGCGGCCGTCGCCGGCGCCATCGCATCGAAATATCGCAACAGCGGCCAGACCTGCGTCTGCACGAATCGCTTCTACGTGCACGATAAAGTCTACGACGCATTCGCCGAGAAACTGCGCGTCGCCGTCGAACAACTCAAAGTCGGCAACGGCACCGGCGATGGCGTCACGCAAGGTCCGCTGATCAACGAAGCCGCTGTCCTCAAGGTCGAATCGCATATCGAAGACGCCCTCGCCAAAGGTGCGCGCATCGTCACCGGCGGCAAGCGCCATGCGCTCGGTCACGGCTTCTTCGAACCGACCGTGCTCGCGGATGTCACGCCGGCCATGAAGGTCGCGCGCGACGAAACCTTCGGGCCGCTCGCGCCGCTGTTCCGCTTCTCGTCGGATGAAGAAGTCATCCGCCTCGCCAACGATACGGAATTCGGCCTCGCGTCGTACTTCTATAGCCGCGATATCGGCCGCGTCTGGCGTGTCGCAGAAGCGCTCGAATATGGCATGGTAGGGATCAACACCGGGCTGATCTCCAACGAAGTCGCGCCGTTCGGCGGCGTCAAGCAATCCGGTCTCGGCCGCGAAGGCTCGCATTACGGTATCGATGACTACGTCGTGATCAAGTACATGTGCGTCGGCGGTATCTAA
- a CDS encoding Outer membrane protein (porin): protein MKYKLALGSMLLGMSASSFAQSSVTLYGIIDTGIELVTHANAAGDSVVRMPGITGEFPSRWGIRGKEGLGGGLSAVFVLESGFNTKGGTLNQGGRLFGRQAYVGLESPYGTLTFGRQYTMTYWAILDSDLLGPDIYGGTGSFDQYMPSARSDNTIAYKGTFSGFTFGATYSFGRDSAGTGNSPGQGTCVGSIPGSSQSCREWSTMLRYDMNGYGVAGAYDEQRGGPGAAANLFDGTAPFALTQPGDKDVRMQLNGYGHIGPVKLGAGWLGRHVETVSPALPDVRSNLYYVTASYNVTPAFILDGGVYRIINRADDTRGAIAALRATYLLSKRSAVYLQGAYLVNSPHAAYTVSQGGGGTTPAPGIGQLGVMAGIRHSF from the coding sequence ATGAAATACAAACTCGCTTTGGGCAGTATGTTGCTCGGTATGAGCGCTTCGTCGTTTGCACAGAGTAGCGTGACGTTGTACGGGATCATCGATACCGGCATCGAACTGGTGACGCATGCAAACGCAGCGGGCGATAGCGTCGTGCGCATGCCGGGCATTACCGGCGAGTTTCCGTCGCGCTGGGGGATTCGCGGCAAGGAGGGATTGGGCGGCGGGCTGTCCGCGGTGTTCGTGCTGGAAAGCGGGTTTAACACCAAAGGCGGCACGCTTAACCAGGGCGGCCGGTTGTTTGGGCGTCAAGCTTACGTTGGACTCGAAAGTCCGTACGGCACGTTGACTTTCGGTCGCCAGTACACCATGACGTATTGGGCGATACTCGATTCCGATCTGCTTGGCCCTGACATATACGGCGGCACGGGGTCGTTCGATCAGTACATGCCGAGCGCGCGCAGCGACAACACGATCGCGTATAAAGGCACGTTCTCGGGCTTCACGTTTGGCGCGACTTATTCGTTCGGCCGCGACTCAGCGGGTACCGGCAATTCACCAGGGCAGGGCACCTGTGTGGGGTCGATTCCGGGCAGTTCGCAGAGTTGCCGCGAATGGTCGACGATGTTGCGCTATGACATGAACGGCTATGGCGTGGCGGGCGCCTACGACGAACAACGCGGCGGCCCGGGTGCGGCCGCGAATCTGTTCGACGGCACGGCGCCTTTTGCACTGACGCAACCTGGTGACAAGGATGTGCGGATGCAACTGAACGGCTATGGACACATCGGGCCGGTGAAACTCGGGGCGGGCTGGCTTGGCCGTCACGTCGAAACAGTGTCCCCGGCGTTGCCGGACGTGCGCTCGAATCTGTACTACGTCACCGCATCGTATAACGTGACGCCCGCATTCATCCTCGACGGTGGCGTATACCGGATCATCAATCGCGCCGACGACACCCGCGGCGCAATCGCCGCGCTACGCGCCACGTATCTGTTGTCGAAGCGTTCCGCGGTTTACCTGCAAGGGGCGTATCTGGTCAATAGCCCGCATGCGGCGTATACGGTGAGCCAGGGCGGAGGTGGTACGACGCCGGCGCCGGGCATCGGGCAACTTGGTGTGATGGCAGGCATTCGCCATTCGTTCTGA